The following coding sequences are from one Candidatus Zixiibacteriota bacterium window:
- the rpoB gene encoding DNA-directed RNA polymerase subunit beta produces MIEKISYQRTPDAAEMPNLLEVLIESYDNFLQKGVPPEKRVNQGLQQIFNEIFPVSDIHDNNTMEFVRYTLGTPRYSVDECRERNMTFAAPLRATLRLITKQGEGEEKEVKDIIEQDVYLGELPLITQWGTFIVNGAERVIVSQLHRSPGVFFDESVHPNGKLLFSARIIPYRGSWLEFVIDVSDIMHVHIDSRRKLPVTTLLRAIGYPTDEELVNVFYKPKNLDISGKKEIKIDEHALAGETIINEETGEIVIGTAEPLSEKVIDNLRELKVKKIKIVERENPRDALVIMNTIKKDPAKSREEALTKIYSLLRPGEPPTMEMAEALLEKLFFNTKRYDLGEVGRYMINQRLGLDIPLDKTILDLKDFVSIISYLIALRNGNGFVDDIDHLGNRRARTLGELLSNLFSVGLSRVAKSIRERLSLRESEGATPQLLINARTVSAVIDTFFGSSQLSQFMDQTNPLSELTHKRRLSALGPGGLTRERAGFEVRDVHHTHYGRMCPIETPEGPNIGLIASLATFARINKYGFLETPYRRVEKGKVTDEIRYLTADEEDRYLIAQSDEPIDKSGKLINQSIRARRRTDYPMVGPEEVNFLEVSPRQLVSVAAALIPFLDHDDANRALMGSNMQRQAVPLLITEAPIVGTGIEPKAAVDSGAAMVATRPGIVKYASAKRIIITPDAKPHADELGYYEDDEYNLVKFRRSNQDTCVNFKPLVEEGERVAAGDVIADGPSVDNGELALGFNVLVAFMPWRGYNYEDAIIVSERLIREDVFTSIHIEEFELQVRDTKRGAEEITREIPNVSEEALLNLDERGIVRVGAEVEAGDILVGKVSPKGETELSPEERLLRAIFGEKAGDVKDASLKAPPGMKGVVIDTKVFSRKERTEEAKKTEKNETAQIKRRYARIRQSIITHRNERLAGVLDGLSSNSVRSKVDNSIMVRAGHKYDAEFLKTFDFDSSYASDGYSDNDTANRKVDKIIKEAADLITEKEEEMAVEVDKIVRGAELPPGVRQLVKIKVAIRRKLAVGDKMAGRHGNKGVVSKIVPIEDMPYLEDGTPVDILLNPLGVPSRMNVGQVLETHMGWAAKKLNIRIATPVFDGASLDQITEKLQEAGLPVSGKIKLYDGYNGEAFGSEITVGYIYMMKLAHLVDNKIHARSIGPYSLVTQQPLGGKAQFGGQRFGEMEVWALEAYGAAYTLQELLTVKSDDVTGRSKIYEAIVKGENPPEPGIPESFNVLVKELQGLGLDVKLIEK; encoded by the coding sequence ATGATCGAAAAAATCAGCTACCAGAGAACCCCAGATGCGGCCGAAATGCCGAATCTGCTTGAAGTTCTGATTGAATCCTATGACAACTTTCTCCAGAAGGGTGTTCCTCCGGAGAAACGGGTCAATCAGGGTTTGCAGCAGATTTTCAATGAGATTTTCCCCGTGTCGGATATCCATGATAATAATACCATGGAATTCGTTCGTTACACGTTGGGAACTCCCAGGTATTCGGTGGATGAATGCCGTGAGAGAAATATGACTTTTGCCGCGCCGCTGAGGGCGACTCTTCGACTGATTACCAAACAGGGTGAGGGTGAGGAAAAAGAAGTCAAGGATATTATCGAGCAGGATGTATATCTGGGCGAGCTGCCTCTGATAACCCAGTGGGGCACTTTTATCGTCAACGGGGCGGAGCGTGTTATTGTCAGTCAGCTCCATCGTTCTCCCGGAGTCTTCTTTGACGAAAGTGTCCACCCCAACGGTAAACTGCTGTTTTCGGCAAGGATTATTCCTTACCGGGGCAGCTGGCTGGAATTTGTTATCGATGTCAGCGATATCATGCATGTCCATATTGATTCGCGGCGGAAGTTGCCGGTTACAACCTTGCTTCGGGCGATCGGCTATCCCACCGACGAGGAGCTGGTAAATGTATTTTACAAACCGAAGAATCTTGATATCTCCGGGAAAAAGGAGATTAAGATTGATGAGCATGCTTTGGCCGGCGAGACTATTATAAATGAAGAAACCGGCGAAATCGTTATTGGCACGGCCGAACCGTTGTCTGAGAAAGTTATCGATAACCTGAGAGAACTGAAGGTTAAGAAGATTAAGATAGTGGAAAGGGAAAATCCTCGTGACGCCCTGGTCATAATGAATACCATTAAGAAAGACCCGGCCAAATCCCGCGAGGAGGCCCTGACCAAAATTTATTCTCTACTCCGGCCGGGTGAGCCGCCGACCATGGAAATGGCCGAAGCGCTGTTAGAAAAGCTGTTTTTCAATACCAAGCGGTATGATCTCGGTGAAGTCGGCCGGTATATGATCAACCAGCGTTTGGGACTTGATATTCCCCTGGATAAAACTATTCTTGATCTGAAGGATTTCGTTTCCATTATTTCATATCTGATTGCTCTGAGGAACGGTAACGGTTTTGTCGATGATATTGATCATCTCGGAAATCGCCGCGCTAGGACCCTGGGCGAGTTGCTGTCCAATCTTTTTTCAGTCGGGCTTTCCCGGGTGGCCAAATCAATCCGGGAACGTTTATCGCTTCGTGAAAGTGAAGGAGCGACGCCGCAATTATTGATTAATGCTCGCACCGTTTCAGCCGTGATCGATACCTTTTTCGGGTCGTCGCAGTTGTCGCAGTTTATGGATCAGACCAATCCGCTCTCGGAGTTGACACACAAAAGACGTCTTTCAGCGCTGGGACCGGGAGGCCTGACTCGCGAGCGGGCCGGATTCGAGGTCCGCGACGTTCATCATACTCATTATGGCCGGATGTGCCCGATTGAGACGCCGGAAGGACCGAATATCGGTCTTATTGCCTCATTGGCCACTTTTGCCCGGATCAATAAGTATGGTTTTCTGGAAACTCCTTATCGGCGGGTCGAAAAAGGTAAAGTGACCGATGAAATCAGATATCTAACAGCCGACGAAGAGGACCGTTACCTTATCGCCCAGTCCGATGAGCCAATTGATAAATCCGGTAAATTGATTAACCAGTCAATTCGGGCCCGGCGTCGGACCGATTATCCGATGGTCGGACCGGAGGAAGTTAATTTTCTGGAAGTGTCTCCAAGGCAACTTGTTTCGGTTGCGGCGGCGTTGATTCCTTTCCTTGATCATGATGATGCCAACCGGGCTCTGATGGGATCCAATATGCAGCGCCAGGCCGTTCCCCTTTTGATTACGGAGGCCCCGATTGTCGGGACCGGGATAGAGCCCAAAGCGGCTGTCGATTCCGGTGCGGCGATGGTAGCCACGCGGCCGGGAATCGTCAAATATGCTTCGGCCAAGAGAATAATTATTACTCCTGACGCCAAACCTCATGCGGATGAATTGGGCTATTACGAAGATGATGAGTATAATCTTGTCAAATTCCGCCGCTCCAACCAGGATACCTGTGTCAACTTTAAACCTCTGGTGGAGGAGGGTGAAAGGGTTGCGGCCGGGGATGTTATTGCCGACGGTCCGTCGGTTGACAACGGCGAGCTGGCCCTGGGATTCAATGTCTTGGTAGCCTTTATGCCCTGGCGAGGATACAATTACGAGGACGCCATTATCGTATCCGAAAGACTGATTCGCGAGGATGTTTTCACATCGATCCATATCGAAGAATTCGAATTGCAGGTTCGCGATACCAAACGCGGGGCGGAAGAAATCACCCGGGAAATTCCGAACGTTTCCGAGGAGGCGCTGCTCAATCTTGATGAGCGGGGTATTGTCAGGGTTGGGGCTGAAGTGGAAGCCGGTGATATTCTGGTCGGCAAGGTTAGTCCTAAGGGTGAAACGGAGCTTTCGCCTGAGGAAAGGCTGTTGCGCGCCATCTTCGGTGAAAAGGCCGGGGATGTTAAAGATGCCTCGTTGAAGGCGCCGCCCGGGATGAAGGGTGTCGTAATCGACACCAAGGTTTTTTCAAGGAAGGAAAGAACCGAAGAGGCCAAGAAAACCGAGAAGAATGAAACGGCCCAGATAAAACGGCGTTATGCCAGGATCAGACAGAGTATTATCACCCACCGCAATGAGCGGCTGGCCGGAGTTCTGGACGGGTTAAGCAGTAATTCGGTGCGGTCCAAGGTTGATAATTCGATTATGGTCCGGGCCGGACATAAGTACGATGCGGAATTTTTGAAGACTTTTGACTTCGATTCTTCCTATGCATCGGATGGTTATTCCGATAATGATACCGCCAACCGAAAAGTTGACAAGATAATCAAAGAGGCCGCCGACCTGATCACCGAGAAGGAAGAAGAAATGGCGGTTGAGGTTGATAAAATCGTTCGCGGCGCGGAACTTCCTCCGGGAGTCCGGCAATTGGTCAAAATCAAGGTAGCCATTCGCCGGAAACTGGCCGTCGGCGATAAGATGGCCGGACGGCATGGTAATAAAGGTGTGGTTTCCAAGATTGTCCCGATTGAAGATATGCCGTACCTTGAGGATGGGACCCCGGTCGACATTCTGTTGAATCCGCTTGGTGTACCTTCACGTATGAATGTCGGCCAGGTACTTGAGACCCACATGGGTTGGGCCGCCAAGAAACTCAATATTCGCATTGCCACGCCGGTTTTTGACGGAGCCAGCCTGGATCAAATTACCGAGAAACTTCAGGAAGCCGGTCTTCCGGTTTCCGGTAAGATTAAACTGTATGATGGTTATAACGGTGAGGCATTCGGAAGTGAGATAACGGTTGGTTATATTTATATGATGAAACTGGCCCATTTGGTGG